One region of Duncaniella freteri genomic DNA includes:
- a CDS encoding IS4 family transposase, producing MEHRTKNKVEDRTLGWQLSYWGQLLVLIFGQLLGCRSLRELSDITTAHRKKSFHLGFGKEAVDRNILSRCNTNRDWHVFEEFANHMIVLAQEARIDREFCIGGKFYAFDSSTIDLCMSVYDWAKFRSTKSGIKLHTQLDIVTQIPVMINITNASVHDVNAMDIIDYEPLAGYIFDRGYWDLDRLHKIEELGAFFVIREKAKPKFIVEDGLDMPENGNILQDYTVRFTGRRNASNYPSRIRRIVAYIPDLKRSFVFYTNNFFLSAEQIVFLYKNRWQVELFFKWIKQHLRVTTFWGNSETSVRIQIYAAICTYCVVAIIEHKMKLERNIYEVMRILGSSLLVKEHIKDLLTPEPVPAQIANCHPTLDLEFD from the coding sequence ATGGAGCATCGTACCAAAAATAAGGTTGAGGACAGAACCCTCGGATGGCAGTTGTCTTATTGGGGACAGTTGCTTGTCCTTATATTCGGTCAACTGCTCGGATGTCGAAGTCTCCGTGAACTCTCGGATATCACTACAGCACATCGCAAGAAATCCTTTCATCTCGGATTTGGCAAAGAAGCGGTAGACCGTAATATTCTCTCCAGATGCAATACCAATCGTGATTGGCATGTGTTCGAGGAGTTCGCCAACCATATGATTGTGCTGGCTCAGGAAGCCCGTATAGACCGGGAATTTTGTATCGGCGGCAAGTTCTATGCGTTCGATTCCTCCACGATTGACCTTTGCATGAGTGTTTATGACTGGGCAAAGTTCAGAAGCACCAAGTCCGGCATTAAACTGCATACCCAACTTGATATAGTGACGCAGATTCCAGTTATGATAAACATCACCAATGCCTCGGTTCATGATGTAAATGCGATGGATATCATTGATTATGAACCGTTGGCCGGTTATATCTTCGACCGTGGATACTGGGACTTGGATAGGCTTCATAAGATTGAGGAACTTGGAGCCTTCTTTGTCATAAGAGAGAAGGCTAAGCCGAAGTTCATTGTCGAGGATGGTCTGGACATGCCCGAGAATGGAAACATTCTTCAAGATTATACCGTAAGGTTTACCGGTAGACGCAATGCATCCAATTACCCTTCCCGGATTAGACGTATTGTAGCGTATATCCCTGACCTGAAGAGAAGTTTTGTTTTTTACACAAATAATTTCTTCCTGTCTGCCGAACAGATTGTGTTCCTTTACAAGAACCGATGGCAGGTGGAGCTTTTCTTCAAATGGATCAAACAGCACCTTAGAGTCACCACATTCTGGGGTAATTCCGAGACATCCGTCAGAATACAAATTTATGCGGCTATATGCACTTACTGCGTTGTCGCAATAATCGAACATAAAATGAAACTTGAAAGAAACATCTACGAAGTCATGAGAATCCTCGGCAGCTCCCTGCTTGTCAAGGAGCATATCAAGGACTTGTTGACTCCAGAACCGGTGCCAGCACAA